In Strigops habroptila isolate Jane chromosome 7, bStrHab1.2.pri, whole genome shotgun sequence, the following are encoded in one genomic region:
- the COMMD8 gene encoding COMM domain-containing protein 8 isoform X2, with translation MLRQLEKLPPGRALEFLHKTVDGICGRAYPRYQDYGSIWSLSEWMEVLEETVTYFKTAVGKNISDEEAAQQINELNSNYQEAITKCLKGRKEEIRNALVERVNAISSAQLQDFDWQLKLALSSDKISVLQMPLLNLDLDVRENGEIKPVSIEMNKEELQNLINTLEAANKVVLQLK, from the exons ATGCTGCGGCAGCTGGAGAAGCTCCCGCCGGGACGGGCCCTCGAG TTCCTTCATAAAACAGTTGATGGCATATGTGGCCGTGCATATCCTCGATACCAGGATTATGGCAGTATTTGGAGCTTGTCGGAGTGGATGGAGGTTTTAGAAGAAACCGTGACATATTTCAAAACTGCAGTTGGCAAAAACATATCTGATGAAGAG gcTGCTCAGCAGATAAATGAATTAAATTCAAACTATCAAGAAGCAATCACAAAATGTctaaaaggcagaaaggaagaaatcaggAATGCGCTAGTGGAAAGAGTAAATGCAATCtcttctgctcagctgcaggattTTGACTGGCAGTTAAAG CTTGCTCTCTCCAGTGATAAGATCTCCGTGCTGCAGATGCCACTTCTCAATCTTGATTTGGATGTGAGAGAAAATGGTGAAATTAAACCAGTTTCTATAGAGATGAATAAGGAGGAGTTGCAAAACCTAATAAACACTCTGGAAGCTGCTAATAAG gTTGTCTTGCAACTGAAATGA
- the COMMD8 gene encoding COMM domain-containing protein 8 isoform X1 — translation MLRQLEKLPPGRALEFLHKTVDGICGRAYPRYQDYGSIWSLSEWMEVLEETVTYFKTAVGKNISDEEAAQQINELNSNYQEAITKCLKGRKEEIRNALVERVNAISSAQLQDFDWQLKLALSSDKISVLQMPLLNLDLDVRENGEIKPVSIEMNKEELQNLINTLEAANKVAFTDTVICS, via the exons ATGCTGCGGCAGCTGGAGAAGCTCCCGCCGGGACGGGCCCTCGAG TTCCTTCATAAAACAGTTGATGGCATATGTGGCCGTGCATATCCTCGATACCAGGATTATGGCAGTATTTGGAGCTTGTCGGAGTGGATGGAGGTTTTAGAAGAAACCGTGACATATTTCAAAACTGCAGTTGGCAAAAACATATCTGATGAAGAG gcTGCTCAGCAGATAAATGAATTAAATTCAAACTATCAAGAAGCAATCACAAAATGTctaaaaggcagaaaggaagaaatcaggAATGCGCTAGTGGAAAGAGTAAATGCAATCtcttctgctcagctgcaggattTTGACTGGCAGTTAAAG CTTGCTCTCTCCAGTGATAAGATCTCCGTGCTGCAGATGCCACTTCTCAATCTTGATTTGGATGTGAGAGAAAATGGTGAAATTAAACCAGTTTCTATAGAGATGAATAAGGAGGAGTTGCAAAACCTAATAAACACTCTGGAAGCTGCTAATAAGGTAGCTTTTACTGATACTGTCATTTGTTCCTGA